One window of the Candidatus Zixiibacteriota bacterium genome contains the following:
- a CDS encoding conserved membrane hypothetical protein (Evidence 4 : Unknown function but conserved in other organisms): protein MKRHRAVGFLFASPWILTFLFFWLYPLIYSLYLGFTDYRLLRPSFHWVGFQNFRALFSDPSFIEALKNTFVFVIGTIPATTIISLIMALLIAKRFPGRTVFRSGYFMPSITSMVVIALIFTNLYSRGGYIHLLSQMLGLHPPENGFLLSSKTALLAIMAMDIWMSVGYYMLLFLAGLNSVPEELYEAAAVFGAGRRKQFFSITLPLLKPVTLFIIVINTIKSFQIFTEIFVMTGGKSGTSTAVYFVYETGLSRFEFGYASAAAYILFLIIALFSLAQFGLLRQRSFQ, encoded by the coding sequence ATGAAACGCCATCGCGCTGTCGGATTTCTGTTTGCTTCTCCCTGGATCCTGACATTTCTTTTTTTCTGGCTCTATCCCCTGATTTATTCACTTTATCTCGGGTTTACCGATTATCGCCTGCTGCGGCCGTCATTTCACTGGGTCGGCTTTCAGAATTTCAGGGCTCTATTTTCCGATCCGTCATTTATTGAGGCTTTGAAAAATACCTTTGTTTTTGTCATCGGGACCATTCCCGCAACCACCATTATCTCCCTAATCATGGCCCTCTTGATTGCGAAACGATTCCCCGGGCGCACGGTCTTTCGCTCCGGCTATTTTATGCCCTCGATTACTTCCATGGTGGTCATTGCCCTGATTTTCACCAATCTGTATTCCCGGGGCGGGTATATCCATCTTTTGAGCCAAATGCTTGGCCTCCATCCTCCTGAAAATGGATTTTTGCTTTCCAGCAAAACCGCTCTTCTCGCCATAATGGCTATGGATATCTGGATGTCGGTCGGGTATTATATGCTTCTTTTTCTGGCCGGACTCAATTCAGTCCCAGAGGAATTGTATGAAGCCGCCGCCGTATTTGGAGCCGGGCGGCGAAAGCAATTTTTCTCCATTACCTTGCCCCTCTTGAAACCGGTGACGCTGTTTATAATTGTCATTAATACCATCAAGTCGTTTCAGATATTTACGGAGATCTTCGTGATGACCGGGGGCAAAAGCGGGACTTCAACGGCCGTTTATTTTGTATATGAAACCGGCTTGAGTCGCTTTGAATTCGGCTACGCCTCGGCCGCCGCGTACATTTTATTTCTTATAATTGCGCTTTTTTCTCTGGCTCAATTCGGCTTACTCAGACAGAGGTCCTTTCAATGA
- a CDS encoding conserved membrane hypothetical protein (Evidence 4 : Unknown function but conserved in other organisms), whose translation MNIGIMVAGILTLAIYSFLYRDNPIYRGAESLLIGLSIGYALVIFWQTTLVDRLFYPLFREGNLIMVVPLVLGLLMFSRFFSKASWLSRLPIALMIGAGAGVSIPAMLYARTLKQMSASVAPLYTSAHGLDISAIVVVLGLISTLAYFYFSRRHEGYMGGLAKVGTYFLMIFFGATFGYTVMSRLSTLIGRIDFLLSDFLRILK comes from the coding sequence ATGAATATCGGGATCATGGTCGCCGGTATCCTGACACTGGCCATCTATTCCTTCTTGTACCGCGACAATCCGATTTACAGGGGGGCGGAATCGCTTCTAATAGGCCTTTCGATCGGATACGCGCTGGTTATTTTCTGGCAAACAACGCTGGTTGACCGGCTGTTTTATCCGCTTTTCCGAGAAGGAAATTTAATTATGGTAGTCCCTCTCGTTCTGGGGCTTTTGATGTTCAGCCGTTTCTTTTCAAAGGCATCCTGGCTATCACGGCTTCCCATTGCCTTGATGATTGGGGCAGGAGCCGGGGTTTCAATTCCGGCGATGCTTTATGCCAGAACGCTCAAGCAGATGTCGGCGTCGGTGGCGCCCCTATATACTTCGGCACACGGCCTTGATATTTCGGCAATTGTCGTCGTTCTCGGGCTCATTTCGACTTTAGCCTATTTTTATTTCAGCCGCCGGCATGAGGGATATATGGGCGGACTGGCCAAGGTGGGAACCTATTTCCTTATGATTTTTTTTGGCGCCACCTTTGGATATACCGTAATGTCCCGTCTGTCGACTTTAATCGGCCGGATTGATTTTCTTCTCTCTGATTTTCTTCGTATTTTAAAATGA
- the yhaQ gene encoding Uncharacterized ABC transporter ATP-binding protein YhaQ — MQEYLRLDKIRKAFDGKVAVDDLSLSVPKGAIYGILGPNGAGKTTTIRMIMDIIAPDSGSVLVNGHQANGDFRNKVGYLPEERGLYKKMTLIEVVTFLGEIKGCTRREVHERIDGWLDKMSLRGYKERKVEELSKGMQQKLQFITTLIHRPDMIILDELFSGLDPLNIELIKDIILDEKRRGTTILFSTHVMEQAEKLCDFICLINNGKKVLDGRLADIKTRFGRNSVQIEMEGDASFVKEIPDIDGITEFPNYIELKLTKDADSGEILKKIADRVNIRRFQVMQPSLYDIFIEVARSGADYNEEREAAQ, encoded by the coding sequence ATGCAGGAATATTTACGTCTGGATAAAATCAGGAAGGCCTTCGACGGAAAAGTCGCGGTCGATGACCTTTCTTTGTCTGTTCCCAAGGGGGCCATTTACGGAATCCTGGGGCCGAACGGCGCCGGCAAAACAACCACGATCAGAATGATCATGGATATTATCGCGCCCGATTCCGGTTCGGTTCTGGTCAACGGTCATCAGGCTAACGGCGATTTTCGCAACAAGGTCGGCTATCTACCCGAGGAACGGGGTCTTTATAAGAAAATGACTCTGATTGAGGTCGTAACTTTCCTTGGTGAAATTAAAGGTTGCACGAGGAGAGAGGTACACGAACGGATTGACGGCTGGCTGGATAAGATGTCGCTCCGCGGCTATAAGGAACGGAAAGTTGAAGAATTGTCGAAAGGGATGCAGCAGAAATTGCAGTTCATTACGACTCTAATTCACCGGCCGGATATGATTATTCTCGATGAACTGTTTTCGGGCCTCGATCCTTTGAATATCGAACTCATCAAAGATATTATTCTCGATGAAAAACGGCGCGGGACAACTATCCTTTTTTCAACCCACGTGATGGAGCAGGCCGAAAAACTGTGTGACTTTATTTGCCTGATAAACAACGGCAAAAAGGTTCTCGACGGACGCCTGGCCGACATCAAGACACGTTTCGGCCGGAATTCGGTTCAGATCGAAATGGAAGGGGACGCTTCATTTGTGAAGGAGATACCCGATATTGACGGAATAACCGAGTTTCCCAATTATATAGAATTGAAACTGACAAAAGATGCCGACAGCGGCGAAATTCTGAAGAAAATTGCGGACCGGGTAAATATCCGTCGCTTTCAGGTGATGCAGCCATCACTCTATGATATTTTTATCGAAGTGGCCCGCAGCGGAGCCGATTATAATGAGGAACGGGAGGCGGCCCAATGA
- a CDS encoding conserved hypothetical protein (Evidence 4 : Unknown function but conserved in other organisms) — MKGERIRWLIFAGLFILAVISYIFPIQFESRPSPEVKRSFNYIENLPDSSVVMISFDHEASSLPEIQPISLAILQHVFRRNLRVIGLSLFAEGTAIGYEMLNREARQFGKQYGKDYVFLGFKPQHISAILGMGESIVRVFPEDYFGNKTDTLPVMQGVDDYGQVALVISIADGDRAVQWIEYAGARYNQKIMAGLTAAMITTYDPYLASGQLYSDVGGLKGAAEYERLLGHLGAGNRGMWSQTVTHMFVIAMIILGNIVYFRSQRARRGRG; from the coding sequence ATGAAAGGGGAAAGGATTCGCTGGCTGATATTTGCCGGGCTTTTTATTCTGGCCGTCATTTCTTATATCTTTCCCATTCAATTTGAGTCGCGGCCGTCGCCCGAGGTTAAAAGAAGTTTCAACTATATTGAAAATCTGCCGGATTCTTCGGTGGTTATGATATCCTTTGATCATGAGGCCTCATCGCTGCCTGAAATTCAGCCGATTAGTCTGGCAATATTACAGCATGTCTTTCGACGAAATCTCCGCGTGATCGGACTGTCTTTATTTGCCGAAGGAACGGCTATTGGTTATGAAATGCTGAATCGAGAAGCCCGCCAATTCGGGAAGCAGTATGGAAAGGATTATGTATTTCTCGGATTTAAACCCCAGCACATATCGGCGATACTGGGGATGGGGGAATCGATTGTCAGGGTTTTTCCCGAAGATTATTTCGGTAATAAAACGGACACCCTGCCGGTAATGCAGGGGGTCGATGATTATGGTCAGGTGGCTTTAGTCATATCAATCGCCGACGGCGATCGGGCGGTGCAATGGATCGAATATGCCGGCGCCCGTTACAATCAGAAGATCATGGCCGGCTTGACGGCGGCGATGATCACTACCTACGATCCGTATCTGGCATCCGGTCAGTTATACTCAGACGTAGGCGGTCTCAAGGGAGCCGCCGAATATGAGAGACTGCTTGGACATTTGGGAGCGGGTAACAGGGGAATGTGGTCTCAGACGGTTACCCATATGTTTGTTATTGCCATGATTATCCTGGGCAATATCGTTTATTTCCGATCGCAAAGAGCCCGCCGGGGGAGAGGATAA
- a CDS encoding conserved membrane hypothetical protein (Evidence 4 : Unknown function but conserved in other organisms), producing the protein MRTKIPLLICLISGILMFLQYFSGHPITKAVYNGILDWWQIIFAFTLLVGAAGFIRNSMKSIARKKERPYKVISLVGLFSMPVLAISYGTKIGTPFMWVFENMQAPMQATVFSLLAFFVASASFRGFRARSIPAAILLISAIIVLLGRVPLTEYFTSSFSQITFWVQDYPSMAARRAILIGIGLGSMTTALRVILGIERTYLQGEK; encoded by the coding sequence ATGCGCACGAAAATCCCGCTCCTTATTTGTCTGATTTCCGGCATCTTGATGTTCCTTCAATATTTCTCCGGACATCCGATAACAAAAGCCGTTTATAACGGCATTCTCGACTGGTGGCAGATAATTTTTGCATTTACGCTCTTGGTCGGGGCAGCCGGTTTCATTCGCAACAGCATGAAAAGCATAGCGAGGAAAAAGGAGCGTCCCTATAAAGTCATCTCCTTGGTCGGACTGTTTTCGATGCCGGTTCTGGCCATTTCATACGGCACGAAAATCGGCACCCCATTCATGTGGGTTTTTGAAAATATGCAGGCGCCGATGCAGGCGACCGTCTTTTCGCTTCTCGCCTTCTTCGTCGCTTCGGCGTCATTCCGGGGGTTCCGGGCGCGCTCTATCCCCGCGGCAATTCTGCTGATTTCGGCCATAATCGTGCTCCTTGGACGGGTCCCTTTGACCGAGTATTTCACCTCTTCGTTTTCCCAGATTACTTTCTGGGTCCAGGACTACCCCTCGATGGCGGCGCGCCGCGCCATATTAATCGGGATCGGACTCGGATCCATGACCACGGCGCTTAGAGTGATACTCGGAATTGAGCGGACCTATTTGCAGGGGGAAAAATGA
- a CDS encoding conserved membrane hypothetical protein (Evidence 4 : Unknown function but conserved in other organisms) → MQSHVKKWLSILLILDLLGPSILYGAVGTQSNQVWFDRSTLPTLVISVISIIIVLIIIWLARRGKIFSIREIAGLKAVEEAVGRATEMGTPMLFTPGYGSDIQRPTTIASLNILSTIAEKAAEYDCRLIFPTHDPVIMAVAQEVVREGCLKAGYPDRYRADDIFYISSSQFGYAAAVDGIISRTKPASIFLLGTFEAESLIMAETGNNVGAIQIAGTDSTIQLAFFIVACDYTLIGEELFAASGYLTKNQSILSSVKAQDVMKILIALFILIAVIWATFDPLSKWWKY, encoded by the coding sequence ATGCAATCCCATGTTAAGAAATGGCTTTCAATTTTGCTTATTCTCGACCTGCTGGGCCCGTCAATTCTATACGGGGCGGTCGGGACACAAAGCAATCAGGTCTGGTTCGACCGGAGTACCCTTCCGACATTGGTCATATCTGTAATATCAATAATAATTGTCCTTATAATAATTTGGCTGGCCCGCCGAGGAAAAATATTTTCTATCCGGGAAATTGCCGGACTGAAGGCGGTCGAAGAAGCCGTGGGGAGGGCCACGGAAATGGGGACACCGATGTTGTTTACGCCGGGATATGGAAGTGATATTCAGAGGCCGACGACAATTGCTTCTTTGAATATATTATCCACGATCGCCGAAAAAGCGGCGGAATACGATTGCCGCCTAATTTTTCCCACCCATGACCCGGTAATCATGGCGGTCGCGCAGGAAGTGGTTCGGGAAGGATGTCTGAAGGCGGGATATCCGGATCGCTATCGTGCCGACGATATTTTTTATATCTCTTCGTCCCAATTCGGTTATGCTGCAGCGGTTGACGGAATAATCAGCCGGACCAAGCCGGCTTCGATATTTCTTCTGGGCACATTCGAAGCGGAATCCCTGATAATGGCCGAAACCGGAAACAATGTCGGCGCCATACAGATCGCCGGAACCGATTCGACCATTCAATTGGCTTTCTTCATCGTGGCCTGTGACTATACCCTGATCGGTGAAGAATTGTTCGCGGCATCGGGCTATCTGACGAAAAATCAATCTATTCTATCATCGGTCAAAGCGCAGGATGTTATGAAAATCCTGATCGCCTTATTCATACTTATTGCCGTCATTTGGGCGACTTTTGATCCCCTGTCAAAATGGTGGAAATATTAG
- a CDS encoding putative Outer membrane protein, OmpA/MotB family (Evidence 3 : Putative function from multiple computational evidences), with protein MGKKLAFAALVAVLLLIAGCASKGYVDKQIADMQTKVQADVSSAKAQSDANAVEIQKIQAATDELSKKTDKALNQAKGFENYQVIWEGTVNYAFDSYDLNQVATDNLEALGQKMIDVKQSILEIAGYTDRTGPASYNFELGIKRAEAVKTHMTDKFGIPLYRMYTVSYGKTKPVAMPDEANANAKNRRVVLKLWGPLQ; from the coding sequence ATGGGAAAGAAACTGGCTTTTGCAGCATTGGTAGCGGTTCTGCTTTTAATAGCCGGATGCGCCAGCAAGGGATATGTGGACAAACAGATTGCTGATATGCAAACTAAGGTACAGGCTGACGTAAGTTCAGCCAAGGCTCAGTCCGATGCCAACGCCGTTGAAATTCAGAAGATTCAGGCCGCAACTGACGAACTTTCCAAGAAGACTGATAAGGCCCTCAATCAGGCCAAGGGTTTTGAGAATTATCAGGTCATTTGGGAAGGAACCGTCAACTATGCGTTCGATAGTTATGATCTGAATCAGGTAGCGACCGATAACCTGGAGGCCCTCGGGCAGAAGATGATTGATGTGAAACAATCCATCCTGGAAATTGCCGGATATACCGACCGAACAGGACCCGCCAGTTACAATTTCGAACTGGGGATTAAAAGGGCCGAAGCCGTCAAGACACATATGACTGACAAATTCGGTATTCCGCTTTACAGGATGTATACGGTCAGTTATGGCAAAACAAAACCTGTCGCCATGCCCGATGAGGCCAACGCCAACGCTAAAAATCGCCGGGTAGTTCTTAAACTCTGGGGTCCACTCCAGTAA
- a CDS encoding Extracellular solute-binding protein family 1: protein MKTSKYFFLLPAAILLVLMSCAGQNSGPITIEWWQFWTDPSIRPTLEKMVSEYESQNPGIKINMTDLTWGNGHEKIVVAFSSGTAPDVVELGSDWVYEFASSGQLMPLTKYLNKDTSGFYGWPPAIYNNEIYAMPWILGTRVLFINRTLLTQAMKDSNFVPVNFDQLKTLCYKIDSLGNGIKGFGSNAAEKHTLYKKFLPFFWSFGGRIISRDGKFAVISSQQGYDALKYYKSLSDSCSLVDTQRRLEDAFLAGKVGMIISGDWLLKRIKNEKINIDFITALIPGPVYPGKSFVGGEYLSLSAKSAHSEEAVKFIRYITDRENQLTFCQANYSANPSSKEATQDKFFNDDPNLQVFIKEMNLSPFPAPDPQWVYIEDVIESMLEDVLFKGVPVADGLYTARSKIQQLIDNK, encoded by the coding sequence ATGAAAACAAGCAAATATTTTTTCCTGCTTCCTGCCGCAATTTTATTGGTGCTGATGTCTTGTGCCGGCCAAAATAGCGGCCCGATCACCATTGAATGGTGGCAATTCTGGACCGATCCATCGATCCGACCGACCCTCGAAAAAATGGTCTCTGAGTATGAATCGCAAAATCCCGGAATCAAAATCAATATGACCGATCTTACCTGGGGCAACGGTCACGAAAAAATCGTCGTCGCTTTTTCATCCGGTACGGCCCCCGATGTGGTGGAACTCGGCTCCGACTGGGTATATGAATTTGCCTCTTCGGGCCAATTAATGCCGTTGACAAAATATCTCAACAAGGATACCTCCGGCTTTTACGGCTGGCCGCCGGCCATTTACAACAATGAAATTTATGCTATGCCGTGGATACTGGGAACCCGTGTCCTGTTCATTAATCGTACCCTGCTCACGCAAGCGATGAAAGACTCCAATTTCGTCCCGGTCAATTTTGATCAGTTGAAGACCCTCTGCTATAAGATAGATTCCCTCGGCAATGGGATTAAGGGCTTTGGCTCCAACGCCGCCGAAAAACATACTCTTTATAAGAAATTCCTCCCCTTTTTCTGGTCATTCGGCGGGCGGATTATCAGCCGCGACGGCAAATTCGCCGTAATATCGAGCCAGCAGGGTTATGATGCTCTCAAATATTATAAAAGTCTGAGCGACAGCTGTTCTCTGGTCGATACCCAGAGAAGACTCGAAGATGCATTTCTCGCGGGAAAAGTCGGTATGATAATATCAGGAGACTGGCTACTTAAACGAATCAAAAATGAAAAGATAAACATCGATTTTATAACGGCCCTGATACCGGGACCTGTCTATCCCGGCAAATCATTCGTGGGCGGGGAATATCTCTCGCTCAGCGCAAAATCCGCCCACTCCGAGGAAGCCGTCAAATTTATCAGATATATTACTGACAGGGAAAATCAACTGACATTCTGCCAGGCAAATTATTCGGCCAACCCCTCAAGTAAGGAAGCCACTCAGGACAAATTCTTTAATGATGATCCCAACCTGCAGGTCTTTATCAAGGAAATGAATCTCTCTCCGTTCCCGGCTCCCGACCCGCAGTGGGTTTATATCGAAGATGTCATCGAGTCGATGCTGGAAGATGTTCTTTTTAAGGGGGTCCCTGTCGCCGACGGCTTGTATACGGCCCGATCCAAAATACAGCAGTTGATCGATAATAAATGA
- a CDS encoding exported hypothetical protein (Evidence 5 : Unknown function), which produces MRRLRHILAPLILLPAAAIILQCAKIEPPPGGPEDKMGPSILKTSPSAGAVKITSSNTVSILFSEGVDHRSAEAACFITPLTDKKPRFKWHGHEMYIIMPDSFAEKTTYIVNVGSSVIDYRNNKMAQSFQFAFTTGDSISDGKTAGMIYQGINPAAGITVGFYDTASNYSYKTFDSVIPEFLTVSGSDGKYAQDFLPRGKFVSLAFKDINNNRRFDYPDEDYGIPNYFVDISPIGISPSIDFYMRRTDTITATILSTSLTSDRLIRVRFSGKLKAKNLAENLKKISMSAVDSSGIILHPSSLFENPDDTLSSYSFYFPNLSEGSWRFALSKECFGSLDTSNIEGSVMQIKFGKDEIQPEIISVSLSGQTNFPDDSIIEINFSEPIDKGFGADSMAIVKLTDSSIVPAVWQWKDDFRLDLSIPARWGESYRLEINQAWLRDMAGNLGGDSIKTYSFKTYSRDSLGAISGTVSRPHNSDSTYQIYLIFSSVPDHKVFQEKLTDSTFQLSLPGGKYLLSGFVDRNGNQKQDLGSLTPFELAEPSAHYPDTVRVRSRFESAGLDFIFK; this is translated from the coding sequence GTGAGGCGGCTCCGGCATATCTTGGCTCCGCTAATACTACTTCCTGCCGCGGCCATAATTCTGCAATGTGCCAAAATCGAGCCGCCGCCCGGGGGTCCGGAAGATAAAATGGGCCCATCAATACTAAAAACCTCTCCATCGGCCGGGGCGGTCAAAATCACGAGCTCCAACACGGTTTCAATCCTGTTCTCTGAAGGCGTTGATCATCGCTCGGCGGAGGCCGCCTGTTTTATAACACCCCTGACGGATAAAAAACCAAGATTCAAGTGGCACGGTCACGAGATGTACATCATAATGCCCGACTCCTTTGCCGAAAAGACGACGTACATAGTGAATGTCGGTTCCTCGGTAATTGACTACCGGAACAATAAGATGGCACAGTCTTTTCAGTTCGCCTTTACGACCGGGGATAGCATAAGCGACGGAAAAACCGCCGGTATGATATATCAGGGAATCAATCCCGCGGCCGGGATAACGGTCGGTTTCTATGACACGGCCTCAAATTATTCATACAAAACTTTTGATTCGGTCATTCCGGAATTTTTGACCGTATCGGGAAGCGACGGCAAATATGCCCAGGATTTTCTGCCACGCGGAAAGTTTGTGAGTCTGGCTTTTAAAGACATAAATAATAACAGGCGATTCGACTATCCTGACGAAGATTATGGCATCCCTAATTATTTTGTCGATATTTCTCCCATCGGGATATCGCCTTCAATCGATTTCTACATGCGCCGCACGGACACCATCACCGCAACGATTCTATCGACATCGCTCACTTCGGACCGCCTGATTCGGGTCCGATTTTCGGGGAAATTGAAAGCAAAGAACTTGGCTGAAAATCTGAAAAAAATCAGTATGAGCGCAGTTGACAGCAGTGGCATTATTCTGCATCCGTCGTCCCTATTCGAAAATCCGGATGACACTTTGAGTTCCTATAGCTTTTATTTCCCCAATCTATCTGAAGGGTCCTGGCGCTTTGCCTTAAGCAAAGAGTGTTTCGGCTCCTTGGATACTTCCAATATCGAGGGTAGCGTGATGCAAATTAAATTCGGAAAGGACGAAATCCAGCCGGAGATTATATCGGTATCGCTGAGCGGCCAGACAAATTTCCCCGACGATTCGATTATTGAAATAAATTTTTCCGAGCCAATTGATAAGGGCTTCGGCGCTGATTCCATGGCAATCGTCAAACTTACTGATAGTTCAATTGTGCCCGCAGTATGGCAATGGAAAGATGATTTTCGCTTGGACTTAAGCATCCCGGCCCGCTGGGGGGAGAGCTATCGTCTGGAAATCAATCAAGCATGGCTTCGCGACATGGCCGGCAATTTGGGGGGGGATTCTATAAAGACATATTCCTTCAAGACCTACAGCCGGGACTCGCTGGGGGCCATTTCCGGGACTGTATCCCGGCCGCATAATAGCGATTCTACATATCAAATTTATCTGATATTTAGCTCCGTTCCCGACCACAAGGTTTTTCAAGAAAAATTAACTGATTCAACTTTCCAGTTGTCTTTGCCCGGCGGGAAATACCTGCTGTCGGGTTTTGTCGATAGGAACGGCAATCAAAAACAGGATTTGGGATCGCTGACACCGTTCGAACTGGCTGAGCCGTCGGCCCATTATCCTGATACAGTCAGAGTCCGCTCCCGTTTTGAATCGGCCGGTTTAGATTTCATATTTAAATAG
- a CDS encoding conserved hypothetical protein (Evidence 4 : Unknown function but conserved in other organisms): MEIKIGTSGYSFEDWRGVFYPDNIEKGKMFDFYREHFPTVEINSTYYRIPHPAVMANINKKAPESFEFVVKAPEVMTHKRKDIAKAASDFKECLKPMVESKRLKGILAQFPYSFKFSDPNLAYITECQKILEPYPLFVEFRHDSWNNREMVDTFRKEEIGYVSVDEPQLSGLLKPILFNTTDTAYLRLHGRNAEHWWGGGALRYDYSYSDRELQEWRDRIKKLEGKAKKLYIFFNNCHLGQAVKNARRMMEMLNL, translated from the coding sequence ATGGAAATTAAAATCGGAACATCAGGATACAGTTTTGAAGATTGGAGAGGGGTATTTTATCCGGATAATATCGAAAAGGGGAAGATGTTTGACTTTTACAGGGAGCATTTCCCGACAGTCGAAATAAATTCCACCTATTATCGCATCCCGCATCCCGCGGTGATGGCCAATATCAATAAAAAAGCCCCGGAATCTTTTGAGTTTGTCGTTAAAGCGCCGGAAGTAATGACTCACAAGAGGAAAGATATTGCAAAGGCCGCCAGCGACTTTAAGGAATGCTTGAAACCAATGGTTGAATCGAAGAGACTGAAAGGAATTCTGGCCCAATTCCCCTATTCTTTCAAATTCTCGGATCCGAATCTGGCCTATATAACGGAATGCCAGAAGATTCTGGAACCATATCCTTTGTTTGTTGAATTCCGCCATGACAGTTGGAATAATAGGGAAATGGTTGATACCTTCAGAAAAGAAGAGATAGGATACGTTTCCGTCGACGAGCCGCAATTATCAGGACTTCTGAAGCCAATTTTATTCAATACCACCGACACCGCTTATTTGCGCCTCCACGGCCGCAATGCCGAGCACTGGTGGGGTGGGGGCGCCCTACGATACGATTACAGTTATTCCGATCGGGAGCTTCAAGAATGGCGTGATAGAATTAAAAAACTGGAAGGGAAAGCCAAAAAACTCTACATTTTTTTCAATAATTGCCATCTTGGTCAGGCCGTAAAAAACGCCCGGCGCATGATGGAAATGCTCAATTTATAA
- the araQ gene encoding L-arabinose transport system permease protein AraQ encodes MRLLKYIVLIIILFIMIFPLLWMFRVSLSPADLATDLSGFVSGGLTLKSYLDIFSSGRMALYLFNSLFVGIVVTLGNILFCFMVGYALSRYRFIARKFWFYSVIFVLMIPAHIIIIPLYLIIYKAGLYDTYWALILPFLVNPIGIFLVKQYVDALPSSMEEAARIDGAGEFGILVRIVMPLCRPALAVLAIQSFMTNWNSFIFPFILTSSESVRTLPVGLALYQGHQAIDWPHLMAGSTLAVVPILIVFLFFQRQIVSGLTAGAIKQ; translated from the coding sequence ATGAGACTGCTCAAATATATCGTTTTGATTATTATCCTGTTCATAATGATTTTCCCTCTGCTCTGGATGTTTCGGGTTTCCCTTTCCCCGGCCGACTTGGCGACGGATCTATCGGGCTTTGTTTCAGGCGGTCTCACATTAAAATCGTACCTGGATATTTTTTCATCCGGACGAATGGCCCTCTACCTGTTCAATTCCCTTTTCGTTGGAATCGTTGTGACACTGGGCAATATATTATTCTGTTTCATGGTCGGCTATGCGTTATCCCGGTACCGGTTTATCGCCAGAAAATTCTGGTTTTATTCGGTTATTTTTGTTCTCATGATACCGGCTCATATCATAATAATTCCTCTTTATTTGATTATTTACAAAGCAGGCCTTTATGATACGTACTGGGCCCTGATTCTCCCATTTTTGGTCAATCCGATCGGAATTTTTCTGGTTAAACAATATGTTGATGCTCTGCCGTCGTCAATGGAGGAAGCGGCCCGCATTGATGGCGCCGGGGAATTTGGCATTTTAGTCAGAATTGTGATGCCCCTCTGCCGCCCGGCCCTGGCCGTCTTGGCTATTCAATCCTTCATGACTAATTGGAATTCTTTTATTTTCCCTTTCATTTTGACCTCATCGGAATCGGTCCGAACTCTGCCGGTTGGCTTGGCGCTGTATCAGGGGCATCAGGCGATAGATTGGCCCCATTTGATGGCCGGTTCCACCCTGGCAGTGGTGCCGATTTTGATTGTCTTTTTATTCTTTCAAAGGCAGATTGTCTCCGGCCTAACTGCCGGTGCCATAAAGCAATAG